The Brachionichthys hirsutus isolate HB-005 chromosome 8, CSIRO-AGI_Bhir_v1, whole genome shotgun sequence genome contains a region encoding:
- the zbtb40 gene encoding zinc finger and BTB domain-containing protein 40, translating into MLELPNYSSQLMQQLWALRKEGHFCDCTILVGDSPHRAHKLVLAASSLLFRSLLDGSDTISIDTTMVSSQEFGCLLDMVYTGKLPIGKHNVSRIITAADSLQMFDVAVGFKNVLTSLVGQQPPVPDLSTQIPSVAMTSKTQSRSPAPSPSEDHLTSGNAESAAAPTEDGGQEEPACKRACVAVPESSEGEGAGTAAAEVSGGVSAGVLECSDEIVELLASVPSVLELLGQAARSVLDDQERRVVCRCCEGADPGSALEKLMSRVKDGRLRGAALLSLLRAVQREAASCFPPSLLPLLEEAEEEDAEEEPQEDMEEEPQENQNEAESVKQEDGREETKEEEEEEEEEEGITEEAEKDADAATKPFSCCWCKRGFAYKCRMLVHVKRCPKSQDSALRCQRCSVKLPNQRALQRHRTEAHPDPAPAKKKVSCDLCGRTFAHPSGMIYHKRTEHFEEKPFACDDCGAKFGANSSLKNHVRLHTGEKPYSCKHCAMSFRVAAALAYHTKKKHSEGKMYACQYCKAVFAQSIELTRHVRTHTGDRPYVCRQCGKGYSQASGLTVHLHTFHNLSEPHDCQKCCLSFSSLAEHRRHIQEFHPKEYHKCPTCSKVFNSAALLDKHKSTHTGTKPFSCDLCSKSYQQLSGLWYHNRTNHPDVFANHTRQLKNLVQCDICFKFFPSAASVAKHQAAEHQGPAVAGVHCPYCPAVLGGEGEMQEHISSQHVNQSREAFCCPLCSLTCTSQAELQEHLISLHMEPQEEASTSHTVKLAEPTGGEEAESAISEEQAQLAAAKRVLVALAGGQEGKPSAEVVEVNMYDLLNGSVTFICEEKPSNPDS; encoded by the exons ATGCTGGAGCTCCCCAACTACAGCAGCCAGCtgatgcagcagctgtgggcCCTGAGGAAAGAGGGACACTTCTGTGACTGCACCATCCTGGTGGGGGACAGTCCTCACCGGGCCCACAAGCTGGTCCTGGCTGCCTCCAGCCTGCTGTTCAG GTCTCTCCTGGACGGCTCGGATACGATCTCCATCGACACGACGATGGTGTCCTCGCAGGAGTTTGGCTGCCTGCTGGACATGGTCTACACCGGGAAGCTGCCCATCGGCAAACACAACGTCAGCCGCATCATCACCGCCGCAGACAGTCTGCAGATGTTCGACGTGGCGGTGGGCTTCAAAAACGTCCTCACCAGCCTCGTGGGCCAGCAGCCCCCGGTCCCGGACCTTTCTACGCAGATCCCAAGCGTAGCCATGACCAGCAAAACCCAGAGCCGCAGCCCGGCTCCTTCGCCCAGCGAGGACCACTTGACCTCGGGGAACGCGGAGTCGGCAGCGGCGCCGACGGAGGACGGAGGTCAGGAGGAACCAGCATGCAAACGGGCCTGTGTGGCGGTCCCGGAGTCCTCCG AAGGCGAAGGAGCCGGCACGGCAGCGGCCGAGGTGTCGGGCGGCGTCTCAGCTGGCGTGCTGGAATGTTCCGATGAGATCGTGGAACTCCTCGCCAGCGTTCCTTCTGTCCTGGAGCTGCTGGGCCAGGCAGCACGGAGCGTCCTGGATGACCAGGAGCGGCGG GTCGTCTGTCGGTGCTGCGAGGGGGCAGATCCCGGCTCCGCCTTGGAGAAGTTGATGAGCAGAGTGAAGGACGGGCGACTCCGTGGAGCAGCGCTCCTCAGTCTGCTCCGAGCCGTCCAACGGGaagctgcttcctgcttcccccCATCGCTGCTGCCTTtgctggaggaggcggaggaggaggacgcggaggaggagccacaggaggacatggaggaggagccacaggAAAACCAAAACGAAG CCGAGTCTGTAAAGCAGGAAGACGGCAGGGAGGAaacgaaggaggaggaggaggaggaggaggaggaggaaggcatcacggaggaggcagagaaagaCGCGGATGCTGCCACCAAGCCGTTCTCCTGCTGCTGGTGTAAGAGGGGCTTTGCCTACAAGTGTCGAATGCTGGTCCACGTGAAGCGCTGCCCCAAGTCCCAGGACAGCGCGCTGCGGTGCCAGCGGTGCTCGGTGAAGCTGCCCAATCAGAGAGCCCTGCAGCGCCATCGGACAGAAGCTCACCCGGACCCCGCGCCGGCCAAGAAGAAGGTGTCCTGCGACCTCTGTGGGCGGACCTTTGCCCACCCGTCAG GAATGATTTACCACAAGCGCACCGAACACTTCGAAGAGAAGCCGTTTGCTTGCGACGACTGCGGCGCCAAGTTCGGCGCCAACTCGTCCCTGAAGAATCACGTGAGGCTTCACACGGGGGAGAAACCCTACAGTTGCAAGCACTGCGCCATGAGCTTCAGGGTGGCGGCCGCGCTAGCGTACCACACCAAGAAGAAGCACTCCGAGG GGAAGATGTACGCGTGTCAGTACTGCAAGGCCGTCTTCGCCCAGTCCATCGAACTGACGCGTCACGTGAGGACGCACACGGGGGACCGGCCGTATGTGTGTCGGCAATGTGGGAAAGGCTACAGCCAGGCCAGCGGCCTGACGGTCCACCTGCACACCTTCCACA ATTTGTCCGAGCCGCACGACTGTCAGAAATGTTGCCTCAGCTTCTCGTCGTTGGCGGAGCATCGGCGACACATCCAAGAATTCCACCCGAAGGAGTACCACAAGTGTCCCACCTGCAGCAAGGTGTTCAACAGCGCCGCCCTGCTGGACAAACACAAGAGCACGCACACTGGAACGAAGCCCTTCAGCTGTGACCTCTGCAGCAAGTCTTACCAG CAACTGTCAGGCCTGTGGTACCACAACAGGACCAACCACCCCGATGTCTTCGCCAACCACACCCGGCAGCTGAAGAACCTGGTCCAGTGCGACATCTGCTTCAAGTTCTTTCCCAGCGCCGCCAGCGTGGCCAAACACCAGGCGGCTGAGCACCAAG GGCCGGCAGTGGCGGGGGTCCACTGCCCCTATTGCCCCGctgtgctggggggggagggggagatgcAGGAGCACATCAGCAGCCAGCATGTCAACCAGAGCAGAGAAGCCTTTTGCTGCCCCCTCTGTTCCCTAACCTGCACCTCCCaggcggagctgcaggagcaCCTGATCTCCTTACACATGGAGCCACAGGAGGAGGCGTCCACCTCCCATACA GTGAAACTAGCAGAACCAACAGGTGGCGAAGAGGCGGAGTCAGCCATCTCTGAGGAGCAGGCGCAGCTGGCCGCCGCCAAGCGGGTGTTGGTGGCTCTGGCAGGCGGACAAGAGGGCAAACCGTCAGCGGAGGTGGTGGAGGTCAACATGTACGACCTTCTGAACGGCTCCGTCACCTTCATCTGCGAGGAGAAACCGTCCAATCCCGACTCGTAA
- the cyb561d1 gene encoding probable transmembrane reductase CYB561D1, with amino-acid sequence MRPEVEYSPVGEGLGMRDFWLYAWMRRAAVIGARITALGLTLVISVLSRPGTSLFSWHPTLMSFAYCLCLTEGILVLSAEGSPFCCKSRTANVRLHWFCQALVLVAAATGVSFMVACKNLSELSHLVSWHSCLGACTVASTLLQALFGVFMIFSKLLRLSASLQRLKLYHATCGLVVYLLATVTVVLAMFSDWFQASVNRAAWWGLLLAPLFPALVVMNQITNAYLPRKKITS; translated from the exons ATGCGGCCGGAAGTGGAGTACAGCCcggtgggggaggggctggGCATGCGGGACTTCTGGCTCTACGCGTGGATGCGGAGGGCGGCGGTGATCGGGGCAAGGATCACCGCGCTCGGCCTGACCCTCGTCATCTCCGTGCTGTCCAGACCCGGAACCA GTCTGTTTTCCTGGCATCCCACGCTCATGTCCTTCGCA TACTGCCTCTGTCTGACGGAAGGCATCCTCGTCTTGTCCGCTGAAGGGTCCCCCTTCTGCTGCAAGTCCCGGACCGCTAACGTCCGCCTGCACTGGTTCTGCCAGGCTCTGGTTCTGGTCGCCGCCGCCACGGGGGTGAGCTTCATGGTGGCCTGCAAGAACCTGTCGGAGCTCAGCCACCTGGTCAGCTGGCACAGCTGCCTGGGCGCGTGCACCGTGGCCTCCACCCTGCTCCAGGCGCTTTTTGGCGTCTTCATGATCTTCTCCAAGCTGCTGCGCCTCTCCGCCTCCCTGCAGAGGCTGAAGCTGTACCACGCCACCTGCGGCCTGGTGGTCTACCTGCTGGCTACCGTCACCGTGGTGTTGGCCATGTTCTCCGACTGGTTCCAGGCCTCTGTGAACAGAGCGGCGTGGTGGGGGCTCCTCCTGGCGCCCCTCTTCCCCGCCCTGGTGGTGATGAACCAGATCACTAATGCCTACCTGCCTCGCAAGAAGATCACCAGCTAG
- the atxn7l2a gene encoding LOW QUALITY PROTEIN: ataxin-7-like protein 2a (The sequence of the model RefSeq protein was modified relative to this genomic sequence to represent the inferred CDS: deleted 2 bases in 1 codon) — protein MMAVRERAAKAMAALDRRVPSLDDFVGQSWSAWAEWAGVTAADGPDLDDCSKNGKKSAEAMSLSKEDMSVFGLYPGHDDFYLVMCSHCGRVVKPQAFEKHCERRHGPLAKLSARLRSPTPAPQPQPRPHHVHSPSHGGTGAASVSSWEGRSQGVGQLRAAPPSPSTPPQYRHAKNSKDGVRHSPLEKSSPSRRAEASLFKQPPPLEPPMSAPPPAVRDPPWPHGGTPPGDGPPTQIQRKDSPLSSPLAGHRIPRPYNKVASKRECDLDKHCGVHDPDRKKVCTRLLTCNIHSIHQRRKVAGRSKSFDQLVAELKTKVREKGAQSLEGGSSPSPEAPREHAGAPRCRRPLASLPAFSRSTAASESVPEEDEQRPDDGRHRAPSPLVSGRLSSDESEAEGADDPADFPSSAAHPRPLAVCSFGGRALGRGIYTFDRRLHHLRSALSSMLEQHVSAHLWKKIPQVPDVHPPPPAAKTIVFSPPSSASASSIRSKIRTGSHIKTPSSTSSIRGPGRPSAAVQSENTGGGGIGHLASPGEPVAMCQVASGGPRNPVGRPSKQMLKLRGGAAAAAASLRKRKAPPQEGGHSGPDRNCIALQDRGRPPSSSSSSSRAPIYSPFPHGQTNGTLSPSGKPRPQPSPSEYRSPAPKAVWTYKRTHTPLGHPSPPDPPSATNNSHSRGGMGDSGSGRGFEHQGLAKKRKGLGLEDHPPSSKASVHRMAPPSSASASSPRSNFYTWKESKGGGLAGGVEKKLGAQKPKLHH, from the exons GGCCTGATCTGGATGATTGCAGTAAGAATGGCAAAAAATCTGCGGAGGCCATGTCGCTCAGTAAAGAGG ACATGTCCGTCTTCGGCCTCTACCCCGGCCACGATGACTTCTACCTGGTCATGTGCAGCCATTGTGGCCGCGTCGTGAAGCCTCAGGCGTTTGAGAAGCACTGCGAACGGAGACACGGCCCTCTGGCCAAGCTTTCCGCCCGGCTGCGCTCGCCCACCCCGGCGCCGCAGCCCCAGCCGAGGCCTCACCACGTCCACTCTCCCTCACACGGGGGGACCGGCGCTGCTTCCGTTTCGTCCTGGGAGGGTCGCAGCCAAGGGGTCGGGCAGCTACGGGCAGCCCCGCCCTCGCCTTCCACCCCGCCCCAATACAGGCACGCCAAGAACTCCAAAGATGGAGTACG ACATTCCCCGCTGGAGAAATCCTCCCCGAGCCGCCGCGCGGAGGCGTCGCTGTTCAAGCAGCCGCCGCCTCTGGAGCCTCCGATGAGTGCCCCGCCTCCGGCAGTCAGAGATCCTCCCTGGCCGCACGGAGGCACCCCGCCTGGGGACGGGCCCCCCACCCAGATCCAGAGGAAAGActcccctctttcctctccgCTGGCGGGCCACCGGATCCCCAGACCCTACAACAAAGTGGCCTCCA AGAGGGAGTGCGATCTGGACAAACACTGCGGCGTCCACGACCCCGACAGGAAGAAGGTCTGCACGCGGCTCCTGACGTGCAAT ATCCATTCCATCCACCAGCGCCGGAAGGTTGCGGGCCGGAGCAAGAGCTTCGACCAGCTGGTGGCAGAACTCAAAACCAAGGTTCGGGAGAAAGGGGCTCAATCTCTGGAGGGAGGCTCCTCCCCCAGCCCCGAGGCCCCCAGGGAGCACGCCGGCGCCCCCCGCTGCAGGAGGCCTCTGGCCAGCCTCCCTGCTTTCAG TCGCTCTACGGCCGCGTCGGAGAGCGTCCCGGAGGAGGACGAGCAGCGGCCGGATGACGGACGCCACCGAGCGCCTTCGCCTCTCGTCTCCGGACGACTCTCCAGCGACGAAAGCGAAGCCGAAGGAGCCGACGATCCCGCCGACTTCCCGTCTTCTGCTGCGCATCCCAGACCGCTGGCT GTGTGTTCGTTTGGCGGCCGCGCTTTGGGTCGCGGCATCTACACGTTCGACAGGCGGCTTCACCACCTGAGGTCGGCCCTCAGCAGCATGCTGGAGCAGCACGTCAGCGCTCACCTCTGGAA GAAAATACCTCAAGTCCCAGAtgtccaccccccaccccccgcagCCAAGACCATCGTTTTCTCGCCGCCttcctctgcgtccgcgtcttctATACGTTCTAAGATCCGCACAGGAAGTCACATCAAAACGCCATCATCGACCTCGTCCATTCGTGGACCAGGAAGACCCTCGGCAGCCGTGCAATCAGAAAACACT GGGGGCGGCGGCATCGGTCATCTGGCGTCCCCCGGTGAGCCTGTGGCCATGTGTCAGGTGGCCTCCGGGGGGCCCAGGAACCCTGTGGGCCGTCCCAGCAAGCAGATGCTAAAGCTGCGGGGAGgggcagccgccgccgccgcttcccTCCGCAAACGCAAAGCCCCGCCCCAGGAAGGGGGGCACTCAGGCCCCGACAGGAACTGCATCGCCCTCCAGGACCGGGGCCGCCcaccgtcctcttcctcttcctcatcgaGAGCCCCCATTTACTCGCCTTTCCcacacggacagacaaacggcacgCTTTCCCCCAGCGGCAAACCCCGCCCCCAGCCCTCCCCCTCGGAGTACCGCTCACCAGCCCCCAAAGCAGTCTGGACCTACAAACGAACGCACACGCCGCTGGGCCATCCGTCACCCCCAGACCCCCCCTCCGCCACCAACAACTCCCACAGCAGGGGCGGCATGGGCGACTCgggcagtgggcggggcttcgaGCACCAGGGGCTGGCGAAGAAGCGGAAGGGGCTCGGCTTGGAGGATCACCCGCCCTCCTCCAAAGCCTCGGTGCACCGCATGGCCCCCCccagctccgcctccgcctcttCACCGCGCTCCAACTTCTACACCTGGAAGGAGAGTAAAGGCGGGGGGCTGGCCGGGGGCGTGGAGAAGAAACTGGGCGCACAGAAG CCAAAACTGCACCATTAA